A segment of the Deltaproteobacteria bacterium genome:
GAGATCGTCGCTTAAAACGCAAATACGAATGCCGAAAAAATCAGTCAGTAAGAAAAATTGAAATAATCTACGAGCAGAGCTGGAGTATTACGTTTTTCGCTTGAAATTTTCAGCGGGATGTTCAGGCCTGCATGAATGAATGAGCGGCGCTGGCAACCGTTACTTCTTCATCAACATCACCGTCACGACGCTCGCAAGCGCTGGGAAGATGGCAATGGCGAGGATCGCTGATGGCAAGCCATAAGCATCGGCGACGATTCCGGCAATCAGCGGCGCGAGAAAAGAGACGCTCATGTTGGCGCCGTAAATCACTGCGACAATGCTGCCGGCAAGGTGCTCTGGCGCGGACTCCATGGCCGCGCTGACGATCACCGGGCGCAGCGCCCAGAGAAGCGCGCCGAGCGCGCCTAATACTACGACCAGCATCGGCCCCGAGCCAAGATATGGTATCGCCACGATGGCGGCGACGCTGGCAAAAGAGAACAGCGCAATTAACAATCGGTGGCCAAGCCGATCGGAAACCCAGCCGACCACCGCCGGCGCGATGCCGGCGCACAAAAACAAGATCGACATGTACGCGCCGGTGACCGCCGCCGGCAATTTCAAATGCAGCGCTAAATACAATGGCAGAAACGAGCTCAGCGCCGTCTGCCCCATGGCGCGCAGAGTCGAGACTGCCACCAAACCAAACACCGTGCGATTCTTGACGACATCTTCCCAAAAGGCTCGTTTATAGTCGCGCGGCCGCGGCGTTGCCTCGGCATTCTCGGCGCCGAAAAAAATGTAGAGGAGCCCCACCGTCACACCGGGAATCGCCCAGATTTGCAGCGTCGTGCGCCAATCGAAGACCGTCAGCAACAACCCGATTGCGAGCGGGCCCAGGACTTCCCCGAGGTTCGCGCTGCTGTCGTGCACGCCGAGCGCAAAGGCGCGGCGATCCTTGTAGCTGGCAGACAGTATGGCCAAAGACTGAGGATGAAAACCGCCGCCGCCAAGGCCGCAAAGCGCCATGAAGATCAAGAGTAACGGGAAGCTCGACACCGCGCTCAGGCCAAGACACGAGACACCGATGGACGTGATGCACAAACCCAACCAAAGATTGCGCGCCCGCGCTAGGTCGGCAAGAAATCCCGATGGGAAACTCGCCACGCCGGCCAACAGGGTCCGCGCCGAAGCAAGCGCGCCTGCTTGCGCTAAGCTCAATCCCAAAGACGCCGTCAGCAGCGGCAAGATCACGGCGATGACCCCGTTGAATAGGTGCTCGGTCATATGCGCCGTGCAATTGGCTGCGAGGCGTCCCCACGCCATGGCGGGCATCGAAACAGTCTGTGCACTCTCGATTTTCGACACGAATTTCCCTCTAACTTGCACCTTAGCCAAAGGAGCCGGAAAAACCAACGCCATGCCGCAAGCCTAGGGGCTTGGGGCTTTGTCGGTCAGCCGAGCTCGATCAGTTTGTCTCGGGCAGCATGGCCGCGGAGGATTTTTGATTTTGGCTTCGGGCAGGGAGATTGGTTTTGAAGTGGACCCAGATCCGAGGCGGCGTGCGCTAGCTTAGCGCCGCGGGAATGAGATGCAAAAAGTTTTAGCGCCCGCCCAGCTCCAGCTTTTCCTGGAGTTTTTGATAAGTCACCAAGAGGTCGGTGGAAGTGATAATGCCGCAGACCTTGCCATCCTCCCCAATGACAGGAAGGCAGTTGATGCGCCGCTTGATCATCTCCGTGGCCGCCACCGAAAGGAGCGCATCTGGTTTTACCGTCACGACATTGTGCGTCATCACTCCGCTAACGGTTTTCGCCTGCCAATTGGGCGTACGGCCGAGCGCGCGCAAAACATCGCGGTCGGAGAACACGCCAGCCAGTTTGCCGTCGGCGTGCAAAACCAAGAAATGGCGGAAGCGATGGTTCGACATCAACTGCACGGCCTCGCCGAAAGTATGATGCGGCGATAGCGTAACAAGTTTTCTGGTCATGACATCGCCGACACGCATGGCCGGAGATGCCACCGGGCTTGGAGCACGATCACTTTGTGTTGAAACGTTAAGGGGCTGTTCCATAGGCTTTCTGCTAGTAGCGCCGCGCGAGTTTACGGACCGCTTGGTGTCCATCTAAAATGATCGGCACAGCACTGTGGCGCTTTACCGCCGCGGCAGCCAAGCCCGGCCGTCATGGTATTGACAATTCACAAGCAGGCGCATTACGCTCGCACTTATAGAAGGGGGAGGACGCCCGATGGCGAAAAACGGTTTCAAAGTATTTGACAGCGACATGCACATCATGGAGCCGCCCGACTTGTGGGAGCGCTACATCGATAAGGAATTTCTCGACCAGGCGCCGCGCGGCCGGACTTCTGACAACGTCCGCGATCTTGGCACCATCTTTCCACGAGTCCCTAAGGACACCCGGCGCACCGGCGGCACGCCCCACCGCGGCAAAAATTTCGACAAGAACCAGGACATCTATCGCAGCCACGCTGAGCGCGGCTGGACCGGCCAAGTGCAGCTCGAAGCGATGAACACAGAAGGCATCGACACGGCGGTGCTTTTTCCCACCCGCGGCCTGGGCATTCTCACCTTTCCCGACCAAGATCCGCGCTTTGCCGCGGCGATGGCGCGCGCCTACAACGACTGGCTGCATGATTTCTGCTTCGCCGACCCCAATCGGCTCCTCGGCGCCGGCATGATCTCGGTTTACAATCTTGACGACGCGCTTAGCGAAACCCGCCGGGTCGCCGAAGACTACGGCTTTCGCTCGGTGTTCTTACGTTCCAATCTAATCAACGGCATCAACTGGTATGACCCGCATTATGAGCCGCTATGGAATTTGCTCGAAGAGTTGAATCTGCCCCTGGGCTTTCACGAAGCGTCGGCGTCGCGCTCGCGCCAGGCAGCGGAGCATTTTGA
Coding sequences within it:
- a CDS encoding CBS domain-containing protein, which gives rise to MDTKRSVNSRGATSRKPMEQPLNVSTQSDRAPSPVASPAMRVGDVMTRKLVTLSPHHTFGEAVQLMSNHRFRHFLVLHADGKLAGVFSDRDVLRALGRTPNWQAKTVSGVMTHNVVTVKPDALLSVAATEMIKRRINCLPVIGEDGKVCGIITSTDLLVTYQKLQEKLELGGR
- a CDS encoding MFS transporter, which codes for MALVFPAPLAKVQVRGKFVSKIESAQTVSMPAMAWGRLAANCTAHMTEHLFNGVIAVILPLLTASLGLSLAQAGALASARTLLAGVASFPSGFLADLARARNLWLGLCITSIGVSCLGLSAVSSFPLLLIFMALCGLGGGGFHPQSLAILSASYKDRRAFALGVHDSSANLGEVLGPLAIGLLLTVFDWRTTLQIWAIPGVTVGLLYIFFGAENAEATPRPRDYKRAFWEDVVKNRTVFGLVAVSTLRAMGQTALSSFLPLYLALHLKLPAAVTGAYMSILFLCAGIAPAVVGWVSDRLGHRLLIALFSFASVAAIVAIPYLGSGPMLVVVLGALGALLWALRPVIVSAAMESAPEHLAGSIVAVIYGANMSVSFLAPLIAGIVADAYGLPSAILAIAIFPALASVVTVMLMKK
- a CDS encoding amidohydrolase, whose translation is MAKNGFKVFDSDMHIMEPPDLWERYIDKEFLDQAPRGRTSDNVRDLGTIFPRVPKDTRRTGGTPHRGKNFDKNQDIYRSHAERGWTGQVQLEAMNTEGIDTAVLFPTRGLGILTFPDQDPRFAAAMARAYNDWLHDFCFADPNRLLGAGMISVYNLDDALSETRRVAEDYGFRSVFLRSNLINGINWYDPHYEPLWNLLEELNLPLGFHEASASRSRQAAEHFEPNFGIRRVYAQPFEQMMGLGAFLCGGILERHPKMRVAFLEANCSWLPWLLWRMDEGYEREGDVFMPDLKMPPSEYFKRQCWISIEPDEAPARYTIEEFGCDQLVFSTDYPHGDSKYPNAVSSFLELTLPDEDKRKILWDNCARFYGCGEYEPRKTSHQQTQQLHA